The following proteins are co-located in the Nitrospinota bacterium genome:
- a CDS encoding tetratricopeptide repeat protein — translation MRHHMTIIRVFILALILSLFACGPTEDSLEGRYEIYSEQIKKSPKDPTGHYELGKVYIEKKEFHAALNQLIEATRLKEDYAEAYREKGVAQFYLKRYLDAEKSLIKSFELNPSQPNIATDLGSVYLKNGNKREAFRYLKIAQQRNNNPHIVFNNLGAAYAKTGKNREALKFWRMALEKNPNIPETHVNIGVVHEKMGKKKKAIASYQKALELDEYNAMAHYNLGVIYAKEKKFSKAVEEWETAYKLDKEDNNILNSLAWAYEKLGNKDDALIKLDESIKLSPYDPKTHFSSGRIKSDLGDIDNAINSLKKATHLDPNYGDAYYRMGLTYDSENQSYDAISSLLIAEIIYHKNGKMDLHKKVREKLETFFEKYRTQRADFDNMELPETLKGYDLHKRPTRIRTSKE, via the coding sequence ATGCGACACCACATGACAATCATTCGAGTTTTCATCCTTGCCCTTATCCTTTCACTTTTTGCCTGTGGCCCGACGGAGGACTCGCTTGAAGGAAGATATGAAATTTATTCGGAACAGATCAAGAAGAGTCCGAAAGACCCAACAGGACATTACGAATTGGGGAAAGTTTACATCGAGAAAAAAGAATTCCATGCCGCGCTCAACCAGTTGATTGAAGCAACACGTTTGAAAGAAGATTACGCGGAAGCCTACCGAGAAAAGGGTGTCGCCCAGTTTTATTTAAAACGTTATCTTGATGCCGAAAAGTCATTAATAAAATCATTCGAGTTAAACCCATCACAACCAAATATTGCCACCGACCTTGGTTCAGTTTATCTTAAAAATGGTAATAAGAGAGAGGCTTTTCGCTATCTCAAGATCGCTCAACAACGAAACAATAATCCACATATCGTATTCAATAATCTTGGGGCCGCTTATGCAAAAACAGGAAAAAACAGGGAAGCCCTGAAATTCTGGAGAATGGCATTGGAAAAGAATCCAAACATCCCCGAAACCCATGTCAACATAGGAGTGGTCCATGAAAAAATGGGGAAAAAGAAAAAAGCTATTGCTTCCTACCAGAAAGCACTGGAGTTAGATGAATACAATGCTATGGCACATTACAACCTGGGTGTGATATACGCTAAAGAGAAGAAATTCTCCAAGGCTGTTGAAGAGTGGGAAACCGCATACAAACTGGATAAAGAGGACAATAATATTTTGAACAGCCTGGCCTGGGCTTATGAAAAACTTGGAAATAAAGATGACGCCCTTATCAAGCTGGACGAATCAATCAAACTAAGCCCTTATGATCCCAAAACACATTTTTCATCTGGGCGTATTAAATCTGATTTGGGAGATATAGATAATGCCATTAATTCGCTAAAAAAAGCCACACACCTTGATCCTAATTATGGAGACGCCTATTACAGAATGGGGCTGACTTACGATTCAGAAAACCAGAGTTACGACGCCATTTCAAGCCTTCTTATCGCAGAAATTATTTACCATAAAAACGGAAAGATGGATTTACACAAAAAGGTCCGGGAAAAACTTGAAACTTTCTTTGAAAAGTATCGAACACAACGTGCAGACTTTGACAACATGGAACTTCCTGAAACACTAAAAGGTTACGACCTGCACAAACGTCCAACACGAATTCGCACATCCAAGGAATAA
- a CDS encoding NADH-quinone oxidoreductase subunit N, translating into MEVVINFDDMNWAAIGPELIILATAFFILLAGLKKGMNTLSFLSTISLAGIGAALLFTLALWGGAPTAGSGNSSDIFSGALINDRFALTFNLIFLLMSLFAVFGSVRYPQENHENKAEYFTLLLMSVAGMMFMAKSGDLITIFVSLELFSISLYILCGFSAKHGTGKEGPNSNTELSWVTLASQESTVKYLLTGAFASAILVYGMALVYAGSGTTEIRMIGQLINENPYTKNTLVFIGMGLMFCGLAFKISLVPFHSWTPDVYQGAPTPITGFMSVATKAAAFAVIARIFFISLPELEKIWMPILFGASVLTMLVGNTAAIFQDDLKRMLAYSGVAHAGYLLIGIVTNSQEGMASIIFYLAVYLFMNIGAFAVVFTMEGEGQEGNSINRFKGLAKKSPLLAAAMSLFMVSLAGFPPTAGFFGKLFVFYAAVKQGYILITVMAVIASIISVYFYLRVIVMMYFHDDENAQQPVIYKGMGALITVSCVVVVAIGLFPSFLMEIARGAIPF; encoded by the coding sequence ATGGAAGTCGTGATAAATTTTGACGATATGAACTGGGCGGCAATTGGCCCTGAGCTTATCATTCTGGCAACCGCTTTTTTCATATTGCTGGCCGGACTAAAAAAGGGGATGAATACCCTCTCCTTTCTGTCTACTATTTCGCTGGCTGGCATTGGTGCGGCATTACTGTTCACTCTTGCCCTTTGGGGAGGAGCCCCAACAGCTGGAAGCGGTAATAGTTCCGACATATTCAGCGGTGCCCTGATCAATGACCGTTTCGCACTTACCTTCAATTTGATATTCCTGCTGATGTCTTTATTTGCGGTTTTCGGCTCAGTTCGGTACCCGCAGGAAAACCATGAGAACAAAGCAGAATACTTCACCCTTCTACTGATGTCGGTAGCAGGGATGATGTTTATGGCCAAATCTGGCGACCTGATTACAATATTCGTATCGCTGGAATTATTTTCAATCTCACTTTATATTCTTTGTGGCTTTTCCGCTAAACATGGAACCGGCAAGGAAGGCCCCAACAGTAATACGGAATTAAGCTGGGTAACTTTGGCCTCACAAGAATCAACCGTGAAATACCTCCTTACCGGGGCATTTGCCTCTGCCATTCTGGTTTACGGAATGGCCCTGGTTTATGCCGGGAGCGGTACAACCGAAATCAGAATGATAGGGCAACTCATTAACGAAAACCCTTACACCAAGAACACCCTGGTATTTATTGGAATGGGTTTAATGTTTTGCGGGCTAGCGTTTAAAATCTCTCTGGTGCCATTTCACTCCTGGACTCCAGATGTCTACCAGGGCGCACCAACTCCCATTACAGGGTTTATGTCTGTTGCAACCAAAGCAGCGGCTTTCGCAGTGATCGCCCGTATATTTTTCATTTCCTTGCCGGAACTAGAAAAAATCTGGATGCCTATCCTTTTTGGAGCATCAGTTTTGACTATGCTGGTAGGAAATACAGCCGCAATTTTTCAGGATGACCTAAAAAGGATGCTTGCCTATTCCGGTGTCGCACACGCCGGCTACCTGCTAATTGGTATCGTCACAAACAGCCAGGAAGGAATGGCCAGCATAATATTTTACCTGGCTGTATATTTATTCATGAACATCGGCGCATTCGCCGTTGTCTTTACCATGGAAGGAGAAGGCCAGGAAGGCAACTCCATAAACCGATTTAAAGGTTTAGCCAAAAAAAGCCCCCTATTGGCCGCTGCCATGAGTCTGTTTATGGTATCACTTGCCGGGTTTCCTCCAACCGCCGGGTTTTTCGGAAAACTATTTGTGTTTTATGCTGCAGTCAAACAAGGCTACATTCTCATAACTGTTATGGCAGTCATTGCCAGTATCATATCTGTGTATTTTTATCTTCGTGTTATAGTAATGATGTATTTTCATGATGATGAAAACGCTCAACAACCGGTGATCTATAAGGGCATGGGAGCATTAATCACTGTCAGTTGTGTGGTGGTCGTGGCTATTGGATTGTTCCCATCATTTTTAATGGAAATCGCCCGAGGTGCTATTCCCTTTTAG
- a CDS encoding 2-aminoethylphosphonate aminotransferase, producing MPRTVLLNPGPVNVTDRVRQSLLLPDLCHREKEFSDLMAAIRSKLLKAFDIEGEYTSVLISGSGTAALEMAVSSSLSPGKSMLVISNGVYGERISKICEIYKFNQHTIKLKWGEPPGLEDIEDKLKQNPDIEVVSIVHHETTTGLLNPLEKVGEIAQRYNKVLLVDCISSLAGDKIDFSSCPIDIAVGTANKCVQGFPGASFVLFRKKELPRLLKVPERSLYFNLTGYHKAQEKGGMLFTPAIPAHYALDVALDELIEETVAGRVQRYADAAKFLRTGFEEIGLDFIIPEGWMSNCLTSLRLPQGISYEKLHDELKANGFVIYAGQGQLSDNIFRVANIGDITNEELNRFLKALKLTCEA from the coding sequence ATGCCTCGAACAGTTTTGCTCAATCCGGGCCCTGTAAATGTGACCGACAGGGTCCGCCAATCATTATTGCTCCCTGATTTGTGCCACCGGGAAAAAGAATTTTCGGATCTCATGGCAGCGATCCGCTCAAAATTACTCAAGGCATTTGACATCGAGGGTGAGTACACTTCCGTCCTGATTTCGGGATCAGGAACAGCCGCATTGGAAATGGCGGTCTCTTCCTCTCTGAGTCCAGGCAAATCAATGCTGGTCATCTCAAACGGTGTGTACGGTGAACGGATCAGTAAAATATGTGAAATTTACAAGTTCAACCAACACACCATAAAGTTGAAATGGGGGGAACCACCCGGTTTGGAAGATATAGAAGATAAGTTAAAACAAAACCCGGACATAGAAGTTGTTTCAATCGTGCATCACGAAACCACAACCGGACTTTTAAACCCTTTGGAAAAAGTTGGAGAAATTGCCCAGCGTTACAACAAGGTCCTTTTAGTAGACTGCATCAGCAGTCTGGCGGGAGACAAAATTGACTTCAGTTCCTGCCCCATAGATATTGCGGTGGGAACAGCCAACAAGTGCGTGCAGGGTTTTCCCGGTGCGTCTTTTGTCCTGTTCAGAAAAAAAGAGTTACCACGCCTGCTTAAAGTTCCTGAGAGATCACTTTATTTCAACCTGACTGGCTACCATAAAGCCCAGGAAAAAGGTGGAATGTTGTTCACTCCAGCTATCCCGGCCCATTATGCGTTGGATGTGGCACTAGATGAACTGATAGAAGAAACTGTTGCAGGCAGGGTGCAACGCTATGCCGATGCCGCAAAGTTTTTGCGAACTGGATTTGAAGAAATCGGTCTGGATTTTATAATCCCGGAGGGGTGGATGAGCAATTGCCTAACTAGCCTTCGCCTGCCCCAGGGTATAAGTTATGAAAAACTTCATGACGAATTGAAAGCTAACGGGTTCGTCATCTATGCCGGGCAGGGTCAACTCAGTGACAACATCTTCCGCGTAGCAAATATTGGGGATATCACCAATGAGGAACTAAATAGGTTTCTAAAAGCCTTAAAGCTCACTTGTGAAGCTTAA
- a CDS encoding DUF4159 domain-containing protein: protein MRKFLTIIILALLFITWEENISPARAGYSSLTLPRIKYRGGNDNPRPEALRSLLAQITRRTSIEVNREPVELNISDPELFRHPFIYMGGDEKFELFPEKDLKVLRNYLSYGGFLFIDDNSAQDNSEFDTSVRKMISALFPHNPLRKINRDHSIFRSFYLLNTVSGRSIIKPYLEGISIKGRTVLIYSSNDQGGAWSRNKLGHWNYDVIAGGYRQRQLSIRLGVNIIMYALTLDYKKDMVHLPIILERLRRYNPK from the coding sequence ATGCGAAAATTTCTCACGATAATTATTCTTGCCCTGTTGTTTATCACATGGGAAGAAAATATAAGCCCGGCGAGGGCGGGATATTCCAGTCTGACCCTTCCCCGGATCAAGTACCGGGGTGGAAATGATAACCCCAGGCCAGAAGCTTTGCGAAGTTTGCTTGCTCAAATCACCCGCCGAACATCCATTGAAGTCAACCGGGAACCGGTAGAATTAAATATCTCAGATCCTGAATTGTTTCGTCACCCGTTTATTTATATGGGTGGCGATGAAAAATTCGAATTGTTTCCTGAAAAAGACCTGAAGGTTTTACGAAACTATTTGAGTTATGGAGGTTTTCTTTTCATCGATGACAATTCAGCGCAAGACAATTCGGAGTTTGACACTTCGGTGCGAAAAATGATATCAGCGCTGTTTCCGCATAACCCTCTTAGAAAAATTAATCGTGACCATTCTATATTTCGTTCTTTTTATCTGCTCAATACGGTATCGGGTCGATCCATTATCAAACCCTATTTAGAAGGAATCTCAATTAAAGGAAGAACTGTTTTGATTTACAGCTCTAATGACCAGGGTGGGGCATGGTCACGCAATAAGTTGGGGCACTGGAATTACGATGTGATCGCGGGTGGGTACAGGCAGAGACAACTCTCTATTCGACTGGGTGTCAATATTATTATGTATGCCCTGACCCTGGACTACAAAAAAGACATGGTGCATCTGCCTATTATTCTTGAACGTTTGCGTAGGTATAACCCTAAATGA
- a CDS encoding NADH-quinone oxidoreductase subunit A — MAEYFYISLFLVVALVVVGALLALSTILGPRNPSTQKMLPYECGIIPTEEAKGRYPVRFATIAMLFIIFDVEVVFMYPWAVALGELGLFGLVEMAIFIVILGIAYVYIWGRGGLEWD, encoded by the coding sequence ATGGCTGAATATTTCTACATTTCATTATTCTTGGTGGTTGCCCTTGTGGTGGTGGGTGCCTTGCTGGCACTGTCTACAATACTGGGTCCGCGCAACCCAAGCACCCAAAAAATGCTCCCATATGAGTGTGGTATAATCCCGACCGAAGAGGCCAAAGGACGCTATCCGGTGCGGTTTGCCACCATTGCCATGCTTTTCATCATCTTTGATGTGGAGGTGGTGTTCATGTACCCTTGGGCGGTGGCATTGGGTGAACTTGGACTGTTCGGATTGGTGGAAATGGCCATTTTCATAGTCATTCTTGGAATCGCATACGTCTATATTTGGGGACGGGGAGGTTTGGAATGGGATTGA
- a CDS encoding NADH-quinone oxidoreductase subunit B, producing the protein MGLIEDAAEIFEEEVNNLKLNVQDTIEALDYEYAGSLYDTVLTTKLGKVVGWAQKNALWPATFGLACCAIEMMAMANSRWDAARFGAEVFRASPRQADLMIVSGRVSQKMAPILKQIYDQMPEPKWVISMGACASCGGVFNNYSIVQGVDRVVPVDVYVPGCPPGPEALLYGVIKLQEKIMTEAGTDKAKKRVA; encoded by the coding sequence ATGGGATTGATCGAAGACGCGGCAGAAATCTTTGAAGAAGAAGTTAATAATCTTAAATTAAATGTCCAGGATACGATTGAGGCGCTGGACTACGAATACGCAGGGTCTTTGTATGACACGGTATTGACGACCAAGCTTGGCAAGGTTGTCGGCTGGGCACAGAAAAATGCTTTGTGGCCTGCGACTTTCGGGCTGGCCTGTTGTGCCATTGAGATGATGGCCATGGCAAACTCGCGTTGGGATGCGGCACGTTTTGGAGCTGAGGTTTTCCGGGCTTCACCACGTCAGGCAGATCTGATGATAGTTTCAGGGCGGGTCTCGCAGAAGATGGCGCCTATTCTTAAACAGATTTATGACCAGATGCCCGAGCCGAAATGGGTGATTTCCATGGGAGCTTGTGCTTCCTGCGGAGGAGTGTTCAATAACTACTCCATTGTTCAAGGGGTAGACCGTGTTGTGCCGGTGGACGTTTATGTTCCCGGATGTCCGCCTGGTCCTGAAGCTTTGCTTTATGGTGTGATCAAACTTCAGGAAAAGATCATGACGGAAGCGGGCACCGACAAGGCCAAAAAGAGGGTGGCATGA
- a CDS encoding NADH-quinone oxidoreductase subunit C: protein MTSEEIVEKVKASLPEAIQDTALPQGDAVIFVAPEKLQEVAGFLKDDPSLKFDYLTDVCGVDYLNEEREPRFEAVYLLYSIDHQHSIRVRVGIEEENPSVPTVSEIWKGALYPEQELFDMFGIHIEGHPKNERLIMPKEWSGYPLRKDYPLTTETVAFSHNRDFKSDLVKSKPPTR from the coding sequence ATGACGAGCGAGGAAATCGTCGAGAAAGTGAAGGCCAGCCTTCCCGAAGCGATACAAGATACGGCACTGCCTCAGGGCGACGCCGTTATTTTTGTTGCACCTGAAAAACTGCAAGAGGTTGCGGGTTTTCTTAAGGATGACCCTTCCCTTAAATTTGACTATTTGACAGACGTGTGCGGGGTGGATTACCTCAATGAAGAACGGGAACCTCGCTTCGAAGCTGTTTACCTGCTCTACTCTATCGATCATCAACATTCTATTCGTGTCCGTGTAGGGATTGAAGAAGAAAACCCTTCTGTCCCTACTGTGTCTGAAATCTGGAAGGGTGCCTTGTACCCCGAGCAGGAACTGTTCGATATGTTTGGAATTCATATTGAGGGGCATCCAAAAAATGAAAGACTGATCATGCCTAAAGAATGGTCAGGCTACCCGCTTAGAAAAGATTATCCATTAACCACTGAGACCGTTGCTTTTTCGCATAACAGGGATTTTAAAAGTGACCTGGTCAAATCAAAACCACCGACTCGTTAG